A part of Paraburkholderia largidicola genomic DNA contains:
- a CDS encoding ABC-F family ATP-binding cassette domain-containing protein has translation MISVRNLTLRRGVNVVLDNASITFTPGEKIGLVGRNGAGKSSFFGLLNGTLHEDSGEFSIPAAWKMGQVAQEMPETEQSATDFVVEGDTVLLAAHAEVAAAEASDDGMRMAHAYMDLHDAGAHDAPARAQALILGLGFTDAQLSQPVNSFSGGWRMRLQLARALMCPSDLLLLDEPTNHLDLDALVWLEAWLKRYQGTLVVISHDREFLDAVTQVTVHVDNARLVRYGGNYSKFEEMRAEQLVLQQAAMARQADKIAHLQKFIDRFKAKASKAKQAQSRVKALERMEKIAPVLADAEFSFEFKEPLNVPNPLLSMLDASFGYPAPTDALPGTPPTVIVRGINRSVLAGQRIGILGANGQGKSTLVKTVAHALAPIAGEISEGKGLNIGYFAQQELDVLRPLDTPMEHMIRLARDTPPHMRAPGQSGTEQSLRTFLGTFNFSGDMVHQAVKTMSGGEKARLVLCMIVWQRPNLLLLDEPTNHLDLATREALGMALNEFEGTVMLVSHDRALLRAVCDEFWLVTKGGVEPFDGDLDDYQQFLRDEARRMREQAAGEQKVIA, from the coding sequence ATGATTTCCGTCCGTAATCTCACATTGCGCCGCGGCGTTAACGTCGTACTCGACAACGCATCCATCACCTTCACCCCCGGCGAAAAGATTGGTCTGGTCGGCCGCAATGGCGCTGGCAAGTCGTCCTTCTTCGGCCTTCTGAACGGCACGCTGCACGAAGATAGCGGCGAGTTCTCGATTCCCGCTGCGTGGAAGATGGGCCAGGTCGCGCAGGAGATGCCGGAGACCGAGCAGAGCGCGACCGACTTCGTGGTCGAAGGTGACACCGTGCTGCTGGCTGCGCACGCCGAAGTAGCCGCCGCTGAAGCCAGTGACGACGGTATGCGCATGGCGCACGCCTACATGGACCTGCACGACGCCGGTGCGCACGATGCCCCCGCCCGTGCCCAGGCGCTGATCCTGGGCCTTGGCTTCACTGATGCGCAGCTTAGCCAGCCGGTCAACAGTTTCTCCGGCGGCTGGCGCATGCGACTGCAGCTGGCGCGCGCGCTCATGTGCCCGTCCGACCTGTTGCTGCTCGACGAGCCGACCAATCACCTCGACCTCGACGCGCTGGTGTGGCTGGAGGCGTGGCTCAAGCGCTATCAAGGAACCCTTGTCGTGATCAGCCACGATCGCGAATTCCTCGACGCGGTAACGCAGGTGACGGTGCACGTCGACAACGCCAGGCTCGTACGTTACGGCGGCAACTACAGCAAGTTCGAAGAGATGCGCGCTGAGCAGCTCGTGTTGCAGCAGGCCGCGATGGCCAGGCAGGCGGACAAGATCGCCCACCTGCAGAAATTCATCGACCGCTTCAAGGCCAAGGCCTCGAAGGCGAAGCAGGCGCAAAGCCGGGTCAAGGCGCTCGAACGCATGGAGAAGATCGCACCCGTGCTTGCCGACGCAGAGTTCAGCTTCGAGTTCAAGGAACCACTCAACGTCCCGAATCCGCTGCTGTCGATGCTGGACGCGAGCTTCGGCTACCCGGCGCCGACCGACGCACTGCCGGGCACGCCGCCCACGGTCATCGTGCGGGGCATCAACCGATCCGTGCTGGCCGGACAGCGCATCGGCATCCTCGGTGCCAACGGCCAGGGCAAGTCCACGCTGGTGAAGACGGTGGCGCACGCACTTGCACCGATCGCTGGTGAGATCAGCGAAGGCAAAGGCCTGAACATCGGCTATTTCGCACAGCAGGAACTGGACGTGCTGCGTCCGCTCGACACGCCGATGGAACACATGATCCGCCTTGCCAGAGACACGCCGCCCCACATGCGCGCACCCGGCCAGAGTGGCACCGAACAATCGCTTCGCACCTTCCTTGGCACCTTCAACTTCAGTGGCGACATGGTCCATCAGGCGGTCAAAACGATGAGCGGCGGCGAAAAGGCGCGGCTCGTGTTGTGCATGATCGTGTGGCAGCGCCCCAATCTGCTGCTACTCGACGAGCCGACCAACCACCTCGACCTGGCCACACGCGAAGCGCTAGGCATGGCGCTCAACGAATTCGAAGGCACGGTGATGCTGGTCAGTCACGATCGCGCCCTGTTGCGCGCCGTATGTGATGAATTCTGGCTCGTCACCAAGGGTGGCGTCGAGCCCTTCGACGGCGATCTGGACGATTACCAGCAGTTCCTGCGCGACGAAGCCCGTCGCATGCGCGAGCAGGCTGCCGGGGAGCAGAAGGTCATCGCCTGA
- a CDS encoding LysR family transcriptional regulator, whose protein sequence is MELRHLRYFVAVAEEGSLLTAAQRRLHTSQPSLSRQIRDLESEVGVKLLERQARGVALTAAGRIFLDHARLALLQVDAATDGARRAEQPEKPVLSMGFLAGQEVVWLPHALRILREEAPEAEITLCSQSSPELALGLMRGNLDVAFLRPETQTSGLSFRLLAKEPLIAVLPADHRLTSRKKIRPQDLAREIYVSSARTSPVLKSVIEDYASKVGITLRAEYEGENLPSAMSLVTSTGGVTLIPLYAQNMLTPNVVARALDDVPPTIDLVLGYNNANTTPLLLRLLSRADELVANVQDQSIIRYAV, encoded by the coding sequence ATGGAACTTCGACATTTGCGATATTTCGTTGCCGTTGCGGAGGAAGGCAGCCTATTGACGGCCGCTCAGCGGAGACTGCACACGTCGCAGCCGTCGTTGAGCCGGCAGATTCGCGACCTGGAATCCGAAGTCGGTGTGAAGTTGCTGGAGCGCCAGGCACGTGGCGTGGCGCTCACCGCCGCCGGGAGAATTTTCCTTGATCACGCGCGCCTGGCGCTGTTGCAAGTTGATGCGGCTACTGACGGCGCGCGGCGGGCGGAACAGCCGGAAAAGCCCGTCTTGTCCATGGGCTTCCTTGCCGGGCAGGAAGTCGTGTGGCTACCCCATGCTCTACGCATCCTCCGGGAAGAGGCGCCGGAGGCCGAAATAACGCTGTGCAGTCAGTCCTCCCCAGAACTTGCTCTCGGGCTGATGCGAGGGAACCTGGACGTTGCCTTTCTTCGCCCGGAGACGCAAACCTCTGGCCTGTCCTTCAGGTTGTTGGCAAAGGAGCCCCTGATCGCCGTGCTGCCGGCGGATCATCGCCTGACGTCACGCAAAAAGATTCGGCCGCAGGATCTCGCCCGCGAAATTTACGTCAGTTCAGCGAGGACGTCTCCGGTATTGAAATCCGTGATTGAGGATTACGCATCGAAAGTCGGGATCACGCTCAGGGCGGAGTATGAAGGCGAGAATCTGCCGTCGGCAATGTCACTCGTCACGTCCACGGGTGGCGTTACGCTTATCCCCCTGTATGCGCAAAATATGCTGACACCGAATGTTGTTGCCCGGGCGCTTGACGACGTGCCTCCGACAATTGATCTCGTCCTGGGATACAACAACGCAAATACGACTCCATTGCTCCTTCGGCTTTTATCTCGTGCCGACGAGTTGGTCGCAAACGTTCAAGATCAGAGCATCATCCGATATGCCGTCTAG
- a CDS encoding alpha/beta fold hydrolase: MPTITTPDGVKIFYKDWGSGQPIVFSHGWPLSADDWDAQMMFFLHHGYRVIAHDRRGHGRSEQVGTGNDMDHWVADLAALTEHLGVRDAIHIGHSTGGGEVARYVARHQERVAKAVLVASLTPNMVKTDANPGGQPREWFDAVKSGVLGNRSEFYRAVPEGPFYGFNRPGAKPSEAVIANWWRQGMAGSAQAHYETVFSWLEDYTEDLKKITVPVLVMHGEDDQIVPFASSVPRAVDLLANGVLKTYSGFPHGMLTTHAEVLNPDLLEFIKS, encoded by the coding sequence ATGCCTACGATCACCACTCCGGACGGCGTAAAGATCTTCTACAAGGACTGGGGGTCCGGTCAGCCGATCGTCTTCAGCCATGGCTGGCCCCTGTCGGCCGACGACTGGGACGCCCAGATGATGTTTTTCCTTCACCACGGCTACCGGGTGATCGCCCATGACCGGCGTGGGCACGGTCGGTCCGAGCAAGTCGGCACCGGCAACGACATGGACCACTGGGTCGCCGACCTCGCTGCACTGACCGAACACCTCGGCGTCCGCGACGCGATCCACATCGGGCACTCCACCGGCGGCGGCGAGGTGGCACGCTACGTCGCTCGCCACCAGGAGCGGGTCGCCAAGGCAGTGCTGGTGGCCTCGTTGACGCCGAACATGGTGAAAACCGACGCGAACCCTGGAGGTCAGCCGCGGGAGTGGTTCGACGCGGTTAAGTCAGGCGTGCTTGGCAACCGGTCGGAGTTTTACCGGGCAGTCCCGGAGGGTCCGTTCTATGGATTCAACCGTCCGGGCGCCAAGCCGTCTGAGGCGGTGATCGCGAACTGGTGGCGCCAGGGCATGGCCGGCAGCGCCCAGGCCCACTACGAGACCGTATTCTCCTGGCTGGAGGATTACACCGAAGATCTGAAGAAGATCACTGTGCCGGTACTGGTCATGCATGGCGAAGACGACCAGATCGTCCCGTTCGCCAGTTCGGTGCCCCGCGCGGTCGACCTGCTCGCGAACGGTGTGCTGAAGACGTACTCTGGTTTCCCGCACGGCATGCTGACCACCCACGCGGAAGTCCTCAACCCCGACCTTCTCGAGTTCATCAAATCTTGA
- a CDS encoding DUF2252 domain-containing protein, which translates to MRKPLKPKPPRHAKRQDVLTAKRNAKMASSTHAYVRGNTVKFYDWLKQAEIRGLPEGPAIWICGDCHTGNLGPIANSQGKIEVQIRDLDQTVIGNPVHDLVRLGLSLATAARGSALPGITTINMIEALFEGYLQPFAKETASRDPGDRPEVVRVVMREAVRRTWKHLARERLDDAQPTIPFGKRFWPVSEKERAEIESLFQIHTLAELATGLRGRPDTGDVTVLDAAYWVKGCSSLGRLRYAVLLDVDGGAVEGDDLCLIDIKEGVQAAAPRYKDAVMPRDNAERVVEGARHLSPHLGERMRSATLQERPVVLRELLPQDLKLEIDQVGPKEAMEVARYLALVVGQAHARQMNHSDRKRWTSELRRTKSKSIEAPTWLWKSVVELVGSHEVGYLEHCRRYALEAG; encoded by the coding sequence ATGCGCAAACCTCTGAAACCGAAACCGCCACGCCACGCGAAGCGGCAGGACGTATTGACGGCCAAACGCAATGCAAAGATGGCTAGTTCTACGCACGCCTACGTGCGTGGCAACACGGTCAAATTTTATGACTGGTTGAAGCAGGCGGAAATTCGGGGTTTGCCTGAAGGCCCTGCCATCTGGATCTGTGGCGACTGTCACACCGGCAATCTTGGCCCGATAGCGAATTCCCAGGGAAAGATCGAAGTTCAGATTCGCGACCTCGATCAAACCGTCATCGGTAACCCGGTGCATGATCTCGTTCGCCTCGGATTGTCCCTGGCGACCGCCGCGCGCGGATCTGCACTTCCGGGTATTACCACTATCAACATGATCGAAGCGCTCTTCGAGGGATACTTGCAACCGTTCGCGAAAGAGACGGCGTCGCGAGATCCTGGCGACCGACCGGAAGTGGTGCGTGTGGTAATGCGCGAGGCCGTGCGACGCACGTGGAAGCATCTTGCGCGCGAGAGACTGGACGATGCGCAACCCACCATACCGTTTGGCAAGCGTTTCTGGCCTGTCAGCGAAAAAGAGCGAGCCGAGATCGAATCGCTTTTTCAGATCCATACCCTGGCGGAACTCGCGACAGGTTTGCGCGGGCGTCCAGACACGGGTGATGTGACGGTGCTAGACGCCGCGTACTGGGTCAAGGGCTGCAGTTCCCTCGGGCGACTCCGCTATGCGGTTCTTCTCGATGTGGATGGTGGCGCGGTAGAGGGCGACGACCTGTGCCTGATCGATATCAAGGAAGGTGTGCAGGCAGCGGCTCCGCGTTACAAGGACGCCGTAATGCCCCGAGACAACGCGGAGCGCGTCGTCGAGGGTGCCCGTCACCTGTCGCCGCATCTCGGCGAGCGCATGCGTTCAGCGACGCTTCAGGAGCGGCCGGTCGTGCTGCGCGAGTTGTTGCCGCAGGATCTTAAGCTGGAAATCGACCAGGTCGGGCCGAAAGAAGCCATGGAGGTTGCGCGTTACCTTGCCCTAGTCGTGGGCCAGGCACATGCACGGCAAATGAATCACTCGGATCGCAAGCGCTGGACATCCGAGTTGCGACGTACAAAATCAAAATCGATCGAAGCACCCACGTGGCTGTGGAAAAGCGTTGTCGAACTGGTAGGGAGTCACGAGGTCGGCTATCTCGAACATTGTCGACGCTACGCGCTGGAGGCGGGCTGA
- a CDS encoding ParB/Srx family N-terminal domain-containing protein, translating into MATTEKPVPVVPGPSGASFALDHHHVATALWRAGIETMPAVLVANVSRLSYQDFWLSMDDHRWTYPHDSM; encoded by the coding sequence ATGGCGACCACTGAGAAGCCGGTGCCCGTCGTGCCTGGACCAAGCGGCGCATCCTTCGCGCTTGACCATCATCATGTGGCAACCGCTTTGTGGCGTGCTGGAATAGAAACGATGCCCGCAGTGCTCGTGGCGAATGTGTCGCGGTTGTCATATCAGGATTTCTGGTTGTCGATGGATGACCACCGCTGGACCTACCCACATGACAGCATGTAA